The window GATTGCCGCCATGAGATATTTTCCCTAGCCCATAGAGGGTGTTTAAATCACATTGGTTGCCTAATGGGATGGTGTTATGTATAACACTGCAATAACATAATTTATTCAGATCTCTGATTTCGTAGATATATCGAGGCGGTTGACTTTGCTGAAATCGATTCAACAGAAAAATTCTACTCAGGAATTGTTTATGGAAAAGAAGACAGTGAAGGATTTGATGGTACCCATTGAAGAGTATGCGACTGTTAAGATCGGTACATCTTTGCTGGGGGCCATCCTGGCTTTGGAAAAGGCGCAAGAAGCATATACCGACAGCAAGTATCAGCACCGTGCAATTCTTGTCATGGATGAGAAAAATAAAGTCGTCGGTAAAATCGGACAGTTGAGGGTGCTCAAGGCAGTCGAAACACGATACGACCTGAATGAGGAACTTGATGATTTGGGGAAATTCGGTTTCAGTGAAAAATACCTCAACAGAAGCAGGGAGA of the Desulfosediminicola ganghwensis genome contains:
- a CDS encoding CBS domain-containing protein translates to MEKKTVKDLMVPIEEYATVKIGTSLLGAILALEKAQEAYTDSKYQHRAILVMDEKNKVVGKIGQLRVLKAVETRYDLNEELDDLGKFGFSEKYLNRSREIYRLKGPILNKESLKSAAERPVEEFMQQPTPGEFVSEDCSLDIAIHRLVAGTHLSLLVTREEEIVGVLKMADVFAAVSHEMREAAME